One window from the genome of Pseudomonas sp. L5B5 encodes:
- a CDS encoding phosphonate degradation HD-domain oxygenase, with the protein MMEHQQVIAEVFGLYERFGDHDYIGEPISQIEHMSQAAQLALAEGHDDEVVLAAFFHDIGHICQQDAENMDGFGVVSHERLGADYLRRAGFSERLARLVEYHVQAKRYLTLKEPGYYQRLSEASRRTLEYQGGVMTAEQALAFEQDPLCALSLRLRHWDEQAKQEWVPVMDLQILKDKAATLLQPL; encoded by the coding sequence ATGATGGAGCATCAACAAGTGATCGCCGAGGTCTTCGGTTTGTATGAGCGCTTCGGGGACCATGACTATATCGGCGAGCCGATTTCGCAGATCGAGCATATGTCCCAGGCCGCGCAGCTGGCACTGGCCGAGGGGCATGACGATGAAGTGGTGCTGGCGGCGTTCTTCCACGATATCGGGCATATCTGTCAACAGGATGCCGAGAACATGGATGGTTTTGGCGTGGTCAGCCATGAGCGCCTGGGGGCTGACTATCTGCGGCGCGCCGGTTTCAGCGAGCGCCTGGCGCGGCTGGTGGAGTATCACGTCCAGGCCAAGCGCTACCTGACCCTCAAGGAGCCGGGTTACTACCAGCGGTTGAGCGAGGCCAGTCGCCGTACCCTGGAATACCAGGGTGGGGTGATGACCGCCGAGCAGGCGCTGGCCTTCGAGCAGGACCCGCTGTGCGCATTGAGCCTGCGCCTGCGCCACTGGGACGAGCAGGCCAAGCAGGAGTGGGTGCCAGTGATGGACCTGCAGATCCTCAAGGACAAGGCCGCAACCCTGCTCCAGCCCTTGTAG
- a CDS encoding DUF2868 domain-containing protein, giving the protein MTAMTPLQRLWLTETVRLREEHAGPLEDQEANRLARQQGGDLATRIQARALWLARRDGLDSALLHWLQGARLALLALAVLAILSGAGLAFSALGDTREPVNVFWALGSLLGINLVLLLGWLVGLLMFGGHDTGLGRLWLWLSEKCSRDAKAAQLPPALLLLLQRRKLNRWALGTLVHGLWLLALLSAMSMLLAQLITHRYSFIWESTLLGADAFITLVNALSAGPRAMGFGVPIVEMIHASTRDVYNTELVRQSWAVWLVASLVIYGILPRLILMLFCRWRWRHGQARLHLDLKLPGYAQLRERLMPSSERLGVNDLDPGQLHPITGGSTQLDSSGALLVAIELDDQRTWPPQLPESVKNAGILDSRESRHRLLEQMSRFPPARLLIACDPRRSPDRGSLGLIAELARNAGATRVWLLQAPPGQALDADRLGDWHAALERLELTFADCAPFNWLETGHD; this is encoded by the coding sequence GTGACTGCAATGACTCCCCTGCAACGACTATGGCTGACCGAAACCGTGCGCCTGCGCGAGGAACACGCCGGCCCCCTGGAAGACCAGGAGGCCAACCGCCTCGCCCGCCAACAAGGCGGCGACCTGGCCACCCGCATCCAGGCCAGGGCCCTGTGGCTGGCCCGGCGTGATGGCCTGGACAGCGCCCTGCTCCACTGGCTGCAAGGTGCTCGCCTGGCCCTGCTGGCGCTGGCGGTGCTGGCGATCCTCAGCGGCGCCGGCCTGGCCTTCAGCGCACTGGGCGACACCCGGGAGCCGGTGAACGTGTTCTGGGCCCTGGGCAGCCTGCTGGGGATCAACCTCGTCCTGCTGCTGGGCTGGCTGGTCGGATTGCTGATGTTCGGCGGCCACGACACCGGCCTGGGCCGCCTCTGGCTGTGGCTCAGCGAAAAATGCTCGCGCGATGCCAAGGCCGCCCAGTTGCCACCGGCGCTGCTGCTCCTGTTGCAACGCCGCAAGCTCAATCGCTGGGCCCTGGGCACCCTGGTCCATGGCCTGTGGCTGCTGGCCCTGCTCAGCGCCATGAGCATGCTGCTGGCGCAGTTGATCACCCATCGCTACAGCTTCATCTGGGAAAGCACCCTGCTGGGGGCCGATGCCTTCATAACGCTGGTCAACGCCCTCAGTGCCGGCCCTCGGGCCATGGGCTTCGGCGTACCGATCGTGGAGATGATTCACGCCAGTACCCGGGACGTCTACAACACCGAGCTGGTGCGCCAGTCCTGGGCGGTCTGGCTGGTGGCATCGCTGGTGATCTACGGGATACTGCCACGCCTGATCCTGATGCTGTTCTGTCGCTGGCGCTGGCGGCACGGCCAGGCCCGCCTGCACCTGGACCTCAAGCTGCCCGGCTATGCCCAGCTGCGCGAGCGCCTGATGCCCAGCAGCGAACGCCTGGGAGTCAATGACCTCGATCCCGGGCAACTGCACCCGATCACGGGCGGCAGCACCCAGCTGGACAGCAGCGGAGCATTGCTGGTGGCCATCGAGCTGGACGACCAGCGAACTTGGCCGCCGCAGTTGCCGGAATCGGTCAAGAACGCCGGGATCCTCGACAGCCGTGAATCACGCCATCGCCTGCTGGAACAGATGAGCCGCTTTCCGCCGGCCCGCCTGCTGATCGCCTGCGATCCTCGGCGCTCGCCCGATCGCGGCAGCCTGGGGCTTATCGCCGAGCTGGCGCGCAACGCTGGCGCCACTCGCGTCTGGTTGCTGCAGGCCCCGCCCGGCCAGGCCCTGGACGCCGATCGCCTGGGCGACTGGCATGCCGCCCTGGAGCGGCTGGAGCTGACCTTCGCCGATTGCGCCCCCTTCAACTGGCTGGAGACCGGCCATGACTGA
- a CDS encoding GTPase/DUF3482 domain-containing protein yields the protein MTDTRHTPLKLAVVGHTNVGKTSLLRTLTRDVEFGEVSHRPSTTRHVEGARLSVDGQPLLELYDTPGLEDAIALLDYLERLERPGERLDGPARLARFLDGSEARQRFEQEAKVLRQLLVSDAGLYVVDTREPVLAKYRDELEVLASSGKPLLPVLNFVSSTVQREGEWREALARLGLHALVRFDSVAPPEDGERRLYESLGLLLEHARPALQRLIDDQLAQRLARQQSAARLIAELLVDCAACRRSVASDPEQERQAIATLRQAVRQREQRCVEALLKLYAFRPQDASASDLPLLDGRWGDDLFNPETLKQLGVRVGGGIAAGAAAGAGVDLLVGGLTLGAAALAGAIAGGALQTARSYGNRLLGKIKGQRELTVDDSVLRLLALRQKQLVQALDLRGHAALESIQLATPEVKSWREGKLPDALGKARAHPQWSSLNPGKRLEQAERQEQIEILAQNL from the coding sequence ATGACTGATACCCGCCACACTCCCCTGAAGCTGGCAGTGGTCGGCCACACCAACGTTGGCAAGACCTCGCTGCTGCGCACCCTGACCCGGGACGTGGAGTTCGGCGAAGTCTCCCATCGCCCCAGCACGACGCGCCATGTGGAGGGCGCACGGCTGTCGGTGGATGGCCAGCCGCTGCTGGAGCTCTACGACACCCCGGGCCTGGAGGACGCCATCGCCCTACTCGACTACCTGGAACGCCTGGAGCGTCCCGGTGAGCGTCTGGACGGGCCGGCGCGCCTGGCGCGCTTTCTCGATGGCAGCGAGGCCCGCCAGCGCTTCGAACAGGAAGCCAAGGTGCTGCGCCAGCTGCTGGTTTCAGACGCCGGGCTATATGTGGTCGACACCCGCGAACCGGTGCTGGCCAAGTACCGCGACGAACTGGAAGTGCTGGCCAGCAGCGGCAAGCCCCTGCTACCGGTGCTGAACTTCGTCAGCAGCACCGTCCAGCGCGAAGGCGAATGGCGCGAGGCCCTGGCACGCCTGGGCTTGCATGCCCTGGTGCGGTTCGACAGCGTGGCGCCACCGGAAGACGGCGAACGGCGCCTGTACGAGAGCCTTGGCCTGTTGCTCGAGCACGCCCGCCCGGCCCTGCAACGCCTGATCGACGACCAGTTGGCCCAGCGCCTGGCGCGCCAGCAAAGCGCGGCGCGGTTGATCGCCGAGCTGCTGGTGGACTGTGCAGCCTGTCGCCGCAGCGTGGCCAGCGACCCCGAGCAGGAGCGCCAGGCCATCGCGACCCTGCGCCAGGCCGTACGCCAACGCGAGCAACGCTGTGTCGAAGCCCTGCTCAAGCTGTATGCCTTCCGCCCACAGGATGCCTCGGCCAGCGACCTGCCCTTGCTCGACGGGCGCTGGGGCGATGATCTGTTCAATCCCGAGACCCTCAAGCAGCTGGGGGTTCGGGTCGGCGGCGGGATTGCGGCCGGGGCCGCGGCCGGCGCCGGGGTGGACCTGCTGGTAGGTGGCTTGACCCTGGGCGCGGCGGCCCTGGCCGGGGCCATCGCCGGCGGCGCCCTGCAAACCGCCCGAAGCTACGGCAATCGCCTGCTGGGCAAGATCAAGGGCCAACGCGAACTGACCGTGGACGACAGCGTGCTGCGCCTGCTGGCCCTGCGCCAGAAGCAGCTGGTTCAGGCCCTGGACCTGCGAGGGCATGCAGCGCTGGAGAGCATCCAGCTGGCGACCCCCGAGGTCAAGAGCTGGCGCGAGGGCAAGCTGCCCGACGCCCTGGGCAAGGCCCGGGCCCACCCGCAGTGGTCGTCCCTCAATCCTGGCAAGCGCCTGGAGCAGGCCGAGCGCCAGGAGCAGATCGAGATCCTGGCCCAGAACCTGTAA